In Tenebrio molitor chromosome 6, icTenMoli1.1, whole genome shotgun sequence, one genomic interval encodes:
- the Prosap gene encoding SH3 and multiple ankyrin repeat domains protein 2 isoform X7, translating to MISLDEKQLKSLHTRANLRRFLDYVHNGQVEKITKMCSKGLDPNFHCQDSGETPLTIATGIKRPSKVLIALVNGGALLDYRTKDGSTAMHRSVEHKSLEAMRTLLELGASPNYKDGKGLTPLYHTVTHNADPQFTETLLHDHATTGAQDLQGWQEVHQACKTGMMQHLEHLLFYGADMNARNASGNTPLHVCAVNGQESCARQLLFRGADRQALNYANQTPCQVAVIAGNMELAEIIQNYRQEDVVPYRGPPSYNPKRRSAIGWLHRAPSMTTLALPPSPCPSDRSSAPFSSASSSLSDSSSAPPGHETDTASIITVLALGVADKSLGDTSDIISDSSGVGTANSDTTYLAAPGSMVVCIESYSTQEEGHLSIREGDIIEVTGTNDEGLLEGTTRSDGNKSGLFPAHCVQEVRLRHNIQAPMMVARDARPPSTKSSTSGRVLGRRENTSKHFATAPRLKKTYGDTEPRTVHLHRGRKGFGFILRGAKATSPLMELTPSDKCPALQYLDDVDPGGVADIAGLKKGDFLLEINNEDVSSASHEHVVDLIRKSGDLVQMTVMSLATTATSTMPMSKSTILPGSAEIPLSRQYATLPRKMGNSCGTLGRSAQAPLPPRRDPKTTLSVGRARAKSMVAGLEGGEKEETEDITKSSSAESIHQITPGGTGNSTPVQIRTASIRQRPTSSRITSAELEELFQRQRADGDPVQHKYNSLMSSSRFQGGSNTLTHPSSPAKSRVYASVAEMKRSKTKSSKVRFSSAFSGSGELHRDFHSTPDLAQEVSMMLSKNHRSQEDLAHLGNRALPPPNHPPPPPPPAVQVVTVEVSRGGQSEYDNLNKEILEENVVSSFRPTTSAKLYASPEDMKTVGYRSKSLPSHSSRPHVRKSHSMRTNYSTFKPAHVSSPTAKNNANPYAQPIRASRSHSTAGTRERRRKISSSKSASNVVHMSQGNAPPIPEPDYSCSESERESEEEQKDHTMVSRLATVHLQQVENSGNSNTSGSSSGSSSMPHSFSVEEIQKGKSLLKSSKSYPEDFLKKQNEVALATMEDGDNSSSGVSSDQEVPTGGETLTVQEHNSMTLPSPKTQRQHAGLLSRHAVSLAQLPPPIENDGDEKEEFCLPPPPEFGGGNGCADHHATEAVLAPPPQFSDNRQVTRVRIVGTVPKGVPAPVNNQAKLKQGRLHSQ from the exons ATGATATCCTTGGACGAGAAGCAGCTGAAGAGCTTGCACACTCGTGCCAACCTGCGCCGGTTCCTCGACTACGTGCACAACGGCCAGGTGGAGAAGATAACGAAGATGTGCTCGAAAGGACTCGACCCGAACTTCCACTGCCAAGATTCAGGTG AGACTCCCTTGACGATCGCGACCGGCATTAAGCGACCCTCGAAAGTGCTGATCGCGCTGGTGAACGGCGGCGCCCTCTTGGACTACCGCACCAAAGACGGCTCCACCGCGATGCACCGTTCCGTGGAACACAAGAGTCTCGAAGCGATGAGGACGCTGCTGGAGCTGGGGGCCTCGCCCAACTACAAGGACGGCAAGGGGTTGACGCCGCTCTATCACACCGTCACGCACAACGCCGACCCCCAGTTCACCGAGACTCTCCTCCACGATCACGCCACCACCGGCGCTCAAGACTTGCAAGGCTGGCAGGAGGTGCACCAGGCATGCAAAACGGGGATGATGCAGCACCTGGAGCACCTGCTCTTCTACGGGGCCGACATGAACGCGCGGAACGCCTCGGGGAACACTCCCTTGCACGTGTGCGCGGTTAACGGGCAGGAGTCCTGCGCCAGGCAGTTGCTCTTCAGGGGGGCCGACAGGCAGGCTTTGAACTACGCCAACCAGACGCCGTGTCAAGTCGCGGTCATCGCGGGGAACATGGAACTGGCCGAGATTATCCAGAATTACAGGCAGGAGGATGTCG TCCCGTACCGCGGCCCACCCAGCTATAATCCGAAGCGTAGGTCCGCCATAGGATGGCTGCACAGAGCCCCATCCATGACCACCTTAGCCCTACCTCCAAGTCCCTGTCCCAGCGACCGCTCCTCGGCCCCTTTCAGCTCGGCCAGCTCGAGTCTGAGCGATAGCAGCAGTGCGCCACCCGGCCACGAAACTGACACTGCCAGCATCATCACAG TGCTCGCACTGGGTGTTGCAGATAAGAGCTTGGGCGACACCAGCGACATCATCAGCGACAGCTCGGGGGTGGGGACGGCCAACTCGGACACCACGTATCTGGCGGCGCCGGGCAGCATGGTCGTCTGCATCGAGTCCTACTCCACGCAGGAGGAGGGCCACCTCAGCATCAGGGAGGGCGACATCATCGAAG TGACCGGCACCAACGACGAAGGCCTCCTCGAAGGTACGACCCGGAGCGACGGCAACAAGAGCGGTCTCTTTCCGGCGCACTGCGTCCAAGAGGTCCGGCTCAGGCACAACATCCAAGCCCCCATGATGGTGGCGAGGGACGCGCGACCGCCTTCGACCAAATCATCCACCAGCGGTCGAGTTTTGGGCAGACGAGAGAACACATCCAAGCACTTCGCCACCGCGCCTCGTCTCAAAAAGAC TTACGGCGATACGGAGCCGCGCACCGTGCACTTGCACCGCGGCAGGAAAGGTTTCGGTTTTATCCTGCGAGGCGCCAAGGCGACATCGCCGCTGATGGAACTGACGCCTTCCGACAAGTGTCCCGCTTTGCAGTACCTCGACGACGTCGATCCTGGCGGCGTCGCCGACATAGCGGGCCTCAAAAAGGGAGACTTCCTCTTGGAGATCAACAACGAAGACGTCTCGTCGGCGTCGCACGAACACGTCGTCGACCTGATCCGGAAGTCCGGCGACCTGGTGCAGATGACCGTGATGAGTCTGGCGACGACGGCCACGTCAACGATGCCCATGAGCAAGTCGACGATCCTGCCGGGAAGCGCCGAAATTCCTTTGAGCAGACAGTACGCGACACTCCCCAGAAAAATGGGGAACTCGTGCGGGACCTTGGGGAGATCCGCCCAAGCGCCTCTGCCCCCGAGGAGAGACCCCAAGACGACCTTGAGCGTGGGGAGGGCGCGCGCGAAGAGCATGGTAGCTGGATTAG AAGGAGGAGAAAAAGAAGAGACTGAAGACATAACGAAATCGAGCTCGGCCGAGTCGATACACCAAATCACCCCCGGAGGCACCGGCAACTCCACCCCCGTTCAGATCCGAACGGCCTCGATCCGCCAACGGCCCACCTCGAGCAGGATCACTTCTGCGGAGCTCGAAGAACTCTTCCAACGGCAGCGAGCGGACGGCGACCCCGTCCAACACAAGTACAACTCTCTGATGAGCAGCTCGCGGTTCCAAGGCGGCTCCAACACCCTCACCCACCCCTCGTCCCCGGCCAAGAGCCGAGTGTACGCGAGCGTCGCCGAGATGAAAAGGAGCAAAACCAAGAGCTCCAAAGTGCGATTCTCGAGTGCGTTCTCCGGCAGCGGAGAACTCCACCGCGACTTTCACAGCACGCCTGACCTAGCCCAGGAGGTTTCGATGATGCTGTCCAAGAACCACCGGAGTCAGGAGGACCTGGCGCACTTGGGCAACCGAGCCCTGCCCCCTCCAAACCACCCGCCACCGCCGCCCCCTCCGGCGGTGCAAGTGGTCACAGTGGAAGTGTCTCGCGGGGGCCAGTCGGAGTACGACAATCTGAACAAGGAGATTCTGGAGGAGAACGTGGTGTCTTCGTTCAGACCCACGACCAGCGCGAAGCTGTACGCCTCTCCCGAAGACATGAAGACCGTCGGATACAGGTCGAAGAGTCTGCCGTCGCACTCGTCGAGGCCCCACGTCAGGAAGTCGCACAGCATGAGGACGAACTACTCGACGTTCAAACCCGCGCACGTGTCATCACCGACGGCGAAGAACAACGCCAACCCTTACGCCCAGCCCATCAGAGCCTCCAGGTCTCACTCCACCGCAG GTACCAGAGAGAGGCGGCGGAAGATCAGCTCCAGCAAGTCTGCCTCGAATGTGGTTCACATGTCTCAAGGAAACGCACCGCCGATCCCGGAACCGGACTACAGCTGCAGCGAGTCAGAACGAGAAAGCGAAGAAGAACAAAAGGATCACACCATGGTCTCAAGGTTGGCGACGGTTCACCTCCAGCAAGTCGAAAACAGCGGAAACAGCAACACGAG TGGAAGCAGCTCGGGCAGCAGTTCCATGCCTCACAGCTTCAGCGTCGAAGAAATCCAGAAGGGCAAGTCGTTACTGAAGTCTTCCAAGTCTTACCCTGAAGACTTCCTGAAGAAACAGAACGAAGTGGCACTCGCGACGATGGAGGACGGCGACAACAGCTCCTCCGGGGTGAGTTCCGATCAAGAAGTGCCGACAGGAGGTGAGACGCTGACCGTACAAGAGCACAACAGCATGACCCTACCGTCTCCGAAGACCCAAAGGCAACACGCAG GTTTACTGTCTCGACACGCCGTCTCTCTGGCGCAGCTGCCGCCGCCCATCGAAAACGACGGCGACGAGAAAGAGGAGTTCTGCCTGCCTCCGCCGCCAGAGTTCGGGGGCGGCAACGGATGCGCCGACCACCACGCCACCGAAGCCGTACTAGCCCCGCCGCCCCAATTCAGTGATAACCGACAAGTGACCAGGGTGCGGATCGTCGGGACCGTGCCCAAAGGCGTCCCGGCGCCGGTCAACAATCAAGCGAAGTTGAAACAGGGCCGGCTCCACAGTCAGTGA
- the Prosap gene encoding SH3 and multiple ankyrin repeat domains protein 3 isoform X4, with protein MEEEGERGPDEGYLLVRIHVPELNVQKCLQFPRDQLVWDVKQQCLAALPKELKESFNYGLFCPPENGKAGKFLDEERRLGDYPFNGPVGYLELKYKRRVYKMISLDEKQLKSLHTRANLRRFLDYVHNGQVEKITKMCSKGLDPNFHCQDSGETPLTIATGIKRPSKVLIALVNGGALLDYRTKDGSTAMHRSVEHKSLEAMRTLLELGASPNYKDGKGLTPLYHTVTHNADPQFTETLLHDHATTGAQDLQGWQEVHQACKTGMMQHLEHLLFYGADMNARNASGNTPLHVCAVNGQESCARQLLFRGADRQALNYANQTPCQVAVIAGNMELAEIIQNYRQEDVVPYRGPPSYNPKRRSAIGWLHRAPSMTTLALPPSPCPSDRSSAPFSSASSSLSDSSSAPPGHETDTASIITDKSLGDTSDIISDSSGVGTANSDTTYLAAPGSMVVCIESYSTQEEGHLSIREGDIIEVTGTNDEGLLEGTTRSDGNKSGLFPAHCVQEVRLRHNIQAPMMVARDARPPSTKSSTSGRVLGRRENTSKHFATAPRLKKTYGDTEPRTVHLHRGRKGFGFILRGAKATSPLMELTPSDKCPALQYLDDVDPGGVADIAGLKKGDFLLEINNEDVSSASHEHVVDLIRKSGDLVQMTVMSLATTATSTMPMSKSTILPGSAEIPLSRQYATLPRKMGNSCGTLGRSAQAPLPPRRDPKTTLSVGRARAKSMVAGLEGGEKEETEDITKSSSAESIHQITPGGTGNSTPVQIRTASIRQRPTSSRITSAELEELFQRQRADGDPVQHKYNSLMSSSRFQGGSNTLTHPSSPAKSRVYASVAEMKRSKTKSSKVRFSSAFSGSGELHRDFHSTPDLAQEVSMMLSKNHRSQEDLAHLGNRALPPPNHPPPPPPPAVQVVTVEVSRGGQSEYDNLNKEILEENVVSSFRPTTSAKLYASPEDMKTVGYRSKSLPSHSSRPHVRKSHSMRTNYSTFKPAHVSSPTAKNNANPYAQPIRASRSHSTAGTRERRRKISSSKSASNVVHMSQGNAPPIPEPDYSCSESERESEEEQKDHTMVSRLATVHLQQVENSGNSNTSGSSSGSSSMPHSFSVEEIQKGKSLLKSSKSYPEDFLKKQNEVALATMEDGDNSSSGVSSDQEVPTGGETLTVQEHNSMTLPSPKTQRQHAGLLSRHAVSLAQLPPPIENDGDEKEEFCLPPPPEFGGGNGCADHHATEAVLAPPPQFSDNRQVTRVRIVGTVPKGVPAPVNNQAKLKQGRLHSQ; from the exons ATGGAGGAGGAGGGCGAACGAGGCCCCGACGAGGGCTACCTTCTGGTCAGGATCCACGTTCCGGAACTCAACGTGCAGAAGTGCCTCCAGTTTCCTCGGGACCAACTCGTGTGGGACGTCAAGCAGCAATGTCTGGCCGCGTTGCCCAAG GAACTGAAAGAAAGCTTCAATTATGGACTGTTTTGCCCTCCGGAGAACGGCAAGGCCGGGAAGTTTCTGGACGAGGAGCGCCGACTGGGCGACTATCCTTTCAACGGTCCAGTCGGATACCTCGAG CTCAAGTACAAAAGGCGCGTCTACAAGATGATATCCTTGGACGAGAAGCAGCTGAAGAGCTTGCACACTCGTGCCAACCTGCGCCGGTTCCTCGACTACGTGCACAACGGCCAGGTGGAGAAGATAACGAAGATGTGCTCGAAAGGACTCGACCCGAACTTCCACTGCCAAGATTCAGGTG AGACTCCCTTGACGATCGCGACCGGCATTAAGCGACCCTCGAAAGTGCTGATCGCGCTGGTGAACGGCGGCGCCCTCTTGGACTACCGCACCAAAGACGGCTCCACCGCGATGCACCGTTCCGTGGAACACAAGAGTCTCGAAGCGATGAGGACGCTGCTGGAGCTGGGGGCCTCGCCCAACTACAAGGACGGCAAGGGGTTGACGCCGCTCTATCACACCGTCACGCACAACGCCGACCCCCAGTTCACCGAGACTCTCCTCCACGATCACGCCACCACCGGCGCTCAAGACTTGCAAGGCTGGCAGGAGGTGCACCAGGCATGCAAAACGGGGATGATGCAGCACCTGGAGCACCTGCTCTTCTACGGGGCCGACATGAACGCGCGGAACGCCTCGGGGAACACTCCCTTGCACGTGTGCGCGGTTAACGGGCAGGAGTCCTGCGCCAGGCAGTTGCTCTTCAGGGGGGCCGACAGGCAGGCTTTGAACTACGCCAACCAGACGCCGTGTCAAGTCGCGGTCATCGCGGGGAACATGGAACTGGCCGAGATTATCCAGAATTACAGGCAGGAGGATGTCG TCCCGTACCGCGGCCCACCCAGCTATAATCCGAAGCGTAGGTCCGCCATAGGATGGCTGCACAGAGCCCCATCCATGACCACCTTAGCCCTACCTCCAAGTCCCTGTCCCAGCGACCGCTCCTCGGCCCCTTTCAGCTCGGCCAGCTCGAGTCTGAGCGATAGCAGCAGTGCGCCACCCGGCCACGAAACTGACACTGCCAGCATCATCACAG ATAAGAGCTTGGGCGACACCAGCGACATCATCAGCGACAGCTCGGGGGTGGGGACGGCCAACTCGGACACCACGTATCTGGCGGCGCCGGGCAGCATGGTCGTCTGCATCGAGTCCTACTCCACGCAGGAGGAGGGCCACCTCAGCATCAGGGAGGGCGACATCATCGAAG TGACCGGCACCAACGACGAAGGCCTCCTCGAAGGTACGACCCGGAGCGACGGCAACAAGAGCGGTCTCTTTCCGGCGCACTGCGTCCAAGAGGTCCGGCTCAGGCACAACATCCAAGCCCCCATGATGGTGGCGAGGGACGCGCGACCGCCTTCGACCAAATCATCCACCAGCGGTCGAGTTTTGGGCAGACGAGAGAACACATCCAAGCACTTCGCCACCGCGCCTCGTCTCAAAAAGAC TTACGGCGATACGGAGCCGCGCACCGTGCACTTGCACCGCGGCAGGAAAGGTTTCGGTTTTATCCTGCGAGGCGCCAAGGCGACATCGCCGCTGATGGAACTGACGCCTTCCGACAAGTGTCCCGCTTTGCAGTACCTCGACGACGTCGATCCTGGCGGCGTCGCCGACATAGCGGGCCTCAAAAAGGGAGACTTCCTCTTGGAGATCAACAACGAAGACGTCTCGTCGGCGTCGCACGAACACGTCGTCGACCTGATCCGGAAGTCCGGCGACCTGGTGCAGATGACCGTGATGAGTCTGGCGACGACGGCCACGTCAACGATGCCCATGAGCAAGTCGACGATCCTGCCGGGAAGCGCCGAAATTCCTTTGAGCAGACAGTACGCGACACTCCCCAGAAAAATGGGGAACTCGTGCGGGACCTTGGGGAGATCCGCCCAAGCGCCTCTGCCCCCGAGGAGAGACCCCAAGACGACCTTGAGCGTGGGGAGGGCGCGCGCGAAGAGCATGGTAGCTGGATTAG AAGGAGGAGAAAAAGAAGAGACTGAAGACATAACGAAATCGAGCTCGGCCGAGTCGATACACCAAATCACCCCCGGAGGCACCGGCAACTCCACCCCCGTTCAGATCCGAACGGCCTCGATCCGCCAACGGCCCACCTCGAGCAGGATCACTTCTGCGGAGCTCGAAGAACTCTTCCAACGGCAGCGAGCGGACGGCGACCCCGTCCAACACAAGTACAACTCTCTGATGAGCAGCTCGCGGTTCCAAGGCGGCTCCAACACCCTCACCCACCCCTCGTCCCCGGCCAAGAGCCGAGTGTACGCGAGCGTCGCCGAGATGAAAAGGAGCAAAACCAAGAGCTCCAAAGTGCGATTCTCGAGTGCGTTCTCCGGCAGCGGAGAACTCCACCGCGACTTTCACAGCACGCCTGACCTAGCCCAGGAGGTTTCGATGATGCTGTCCAAGAACCACCGGAGTCAGGAGGACCTGGCGCACTTGGGCAACCGAGCCCTGCCCCCTCCAAACCACCCGCCACCGCCGCCCCCTCCGGCGGTGCAAGTGGTCACAGTGGAAGTGTCTCGCGGGGGCCAGTCGGAGTACGACAATCTGAACAAGGAGATTCTGGAGGAGAACGTGGTGTCTTCGTTCAGACCCACGACCAGCGCGAAGCTGTACGCCTCTCCCGAAGACATGAAGACCGTCGGATACAGGTCGAAGAGTCTGCCGTCGCACTCGTCGAGGCCCCACGTCAGGAAGTCGCACAGCATGAGGACGAACTACTCGACGTTCAAACCCGCGCACGTGTCATCACCGACGGCGAAGAACAACGCCAACCCTTACGCCCAGCCCATCAGAGCCTCCAGGTCTCACTCCACCGCAG GTACCAGAGAGAGGCGGCGGAAGATCAGCTCCAGCAAGTCTGCCTCGAATGTGGTTCACATGTCTCAAGGAAACGCACCGCCGATCCCGGAACCGGACTACAGCTGCAGCGAGTCAGAACGAGAAAGCGAAGAAGAACAAAAGGATCACACCATGGTCTCAAGGTTGGCGACGGTTCACCTCCAGCAAGTCGAAAACAGCGGAAACAGCAACACGAG TGGAAGCAGCTCGGGCAGCAGTTCCATGCCTCACAGCTTCAGCGTCGAAGAAATCCAGAAGGGCAAGTCGTTACTGAAGTCTTCCAAGTCTTACCCTGAAGACTTCCTGAAGAAACAGAACGAAGTGGCACTCGCGACGATGGAGGACGGCGACAACAGCTCCTCCGGGGTGAGTTCCGATCAAGAAGTGCCGACAGGAGGTGAGACGCTGACCGTACAAGAGCACAACAGCATGACCCTACCGTCTCCGAAGACCCAAAGGCAACACGCAG GTTTACTGTCTCGACACGCCGTCTCTCTGGCGCAGCTGCCGCCGCCCATCGAAAACGACGGCGACGAGAAAGAGGAGTTCTGCCTGCCTCCGCCGCCAGAGTTCGGGGGCGGCAACGGATGCGCCGACCACCACGCCACCGAAGCCGTACTAGCCCCGCCGCCCCAATTCAGTGATAACCGACAAGTGACCAGGGTGCGGATCGTCGGGACCGTGCCCAAAGGCGTCCCGGCGCCGGTCAACAATCAAGCGAAGTTGAAACAGGGCCGGCTCCACAGTCAGTGA
- the Prosap gene encoding SH3 and multiple ankyrin repeat domains protein 3 isoform X6, giving the protein MEEEGERGPDEGYLLVRIHVPELNVQKCLQFPRDQLVWDVKQQCLAALPKELKESFNYGLFCPPENGKAGKFLDEERRLGDYPFNGPVGYLELKYKRRVYKMISLDEKQLKSLHTRANLRRFLDYVHNGQVEKITKMCSKGLDPNFHCQDSGETPLTIATGIKRPSKVLIALVNGGALLDYRTKDGSTAMHRSVEHKSLEAMRTLLELGASPNYKDGKGLTPLYHTVTHNADPQFTETLLHDHATTGAQDLQGWQEVHQACKTGMMQHLEHLLFYGADMNARNASGNTPLHVCAVNGQESCARQLLFRGADRQALNYANQTPCQVAVIAGNMELAEIIQNYRQEDVDKSLGDTSDIISDSSGVGTANSDTTYLAAPGSMVVCIESYSTQEEGHLSIREGDIIEVTGTNDEGLLEGTTRSDGNKSGLFPAHCVQEVRLRHNIQAPMMVARDARPPSTKSSTSGRVLGRRENTSKHFATAPRLKKTYGDTEPRTVHLHRGRKGFGFILRGAKATSPLMELTPSDKCPALQYLDDVDPGGVADIAGLKKGDFLLEINNEDVSSASHEHVVDLIRKSGDLVQMTVMSLATTATSTMPMSKSTILPGSAEIPLSRQYATLPRKMGNSCGTLGRSAQAPLPPRRDPKTTLSVGRARAKSMVAGLEGGEKEETEDITKSSSAESIHQITPGGTGNSTPVQIRTASIRQRPTSSRITSAELEELFQRQRADGDPVQHKYNSLMSSSRFQGGSNTLTHPSSPAKSRVYASVAEMKRSKTKSSKVRFSSAFSGSGELHRDFHSTPDLAQEVSMMLSKNHRSQEDLAHLGNRALPPPNHPPPPPPPAVQVVTVEVSRGGQSEYDNLNKEILEENVVSSFRPTTSAKLYASPEDMKTVGYRSKSLPSHSSRPHVRKSHSMRTNYSTFKPAHVSSPTAKNNANPYAQPIRASRSHSTAGTRERRRKISSSKSASNVVHMSQGNAPPIPEPDYSCSESERESEEEQKDHTMVSRLATVHLQQVENSGNSNTSGSSSGSSSMPHSFSVEEIQKGKSLLKSSKSYPEDFLKKQNEVALATMEDGDNSSSGVSSDQEVPTGGETLTVQEHNSMTLPSPKTQRQHAGLLSRHAVSLAQLPPPIENDGDEKEEFCLPPPPEFGGGNGCADHHATEAVLAPPPQFSDNRQVTRVRIVGTVPKGVPAPVNNQAKLKQGRLHSQ; this is encoded by the exons ATGGAGGAGGAGGGCGAACGAGGCCCCGACGAGGGCTACCTTCTGGTCAGGATCCACGTTCCGGAACTCAACGTGCAGAAGTGCCTCCAGTTTCCTCGGGACCAACTCGTGTGGGACGTCAAGCAGCAATGTCTGGCCGCGTTGCCCAAG GAACTGAAAGAAAGCTTCAATTATGGACTGTTTTGCCCTCCGGAGAACGGCAAGGCCGGGAAGTTTCTGGACGAGGAGCGCCGACTGGGCGACTATCCTTTCAACGGTCCAGTCGGATACCTCGAG CTCAAGTACAAAAGGCGCGTCTACAAGATGATATCCTTGGACGAGAAGCAGCTGAAGAGCTTGCACACTCGTGCCAACCTGCGCCGGTTCCTCGACTACGTGCACAACGGCCAGGTGGAGAAGATAACGAAGATGTGCTCGAAAGGACTCGACCCGAACTTCCACTGCCAAGATTCAGGTG AGACTCCCTTGACGATCGCGACCGGCATTAAGCGACCCTCGAAAGTGCTGATCGCGCTGGTGAACGGCGGCGCCCTCTTGGACTACCGCACCAAAGACGGCTCCACCGCGATGCACCGTTCCGTGGAACACAAGAGTCTCGAAGCGATGAGGACGCTGCTGGAGCTGGGGGCCTCGCCCAACTACAAGGACGGCAAGGGGTTGACGCCGCTCTATCACACCGTCACGCACAACGCCGACCCCCAGTTCACCGAGACTCTCCTCCACGATCACGCCACCACCGGCGCTCAAGACTTGCAAGGCTGGCAGGAGGTGCACCAGGCATGCAAAACGGGGATGATGCAGCACCTGGAGCACCTGCTCTTCTACGGGGCCGACATGAACGCGCGGAACGCCTCGGGGAACACTCCCTTGCACGTGTGCGCGGTTAACGGGCAGGAGTCCTGCGCCAGGCAGTTGCTCTTCAGGGGGGCCGACAGGCAGGCTTTGAACTACGCCAACCAGACGCCGTGTCAAGTCGCGGTCATCGCGGGGAACATGGAACTGGCCGAGATTATCCAGAATTACAGGCAGGAGGATGTCG ATAAGAGCTTGGGCGACACCAGCGACATCATCAGCGACAGCTCGGGGGTGGGGACGGCCAACTCGGACACCACGTATCTGGCGGCGCCGGGCAGCATGGTCGTCTGCATCGAGTCCTACTCCACGCAGGAGGAGGGCCACCTCAGCATCAGGGAGGGCGACATCATCGAAG TGACCGGCACCAACGACGAAGGCCTCCTCGAAGGTACGACCCGGAGCGACGGCAACAAGAGCGGTCTCTTTCCGGCGCACTGCGTCCAAGAGGTCCGGCTCAGGCACAACATCCAAGCCCCCATGATGGTGGCGAGGGACGCGCGACCGCCTTCGACCAAATCATCCACCAGCGGTCGAGTTTTGGGCAGACGAGAGAACACATCCAAGCACTTCGCCACCGCGCCTCGTCTCAAAAAGAC TTACGGCGATACGGAGCCGCGCACCGTGCACTTGCACCGCGGCAGGAAAGGTTTCGGTTTTATCCTGCGAGGCGCCAAGGCGACATCGCCGCTGATGGAACTGACGCCTTCCGACAAGTGTCCCGCTTTGCAGTACCTCGACGACGTCGATCCTGGCGGCGTCGCCGACATAGCGGGCCTCAAAAAGGGAGACTTCCTCTTGGAGATCAACAACGAAGACGTCTCGTCGGCGTCGCACGAACACGTCGTCGACCTGATCCGGAAGTCCGGCGACCTGGTGCAGATGACCGTGATGAGTCTGGCGACGACGGCCACGTCAACGATGCCCATGAGCAAGTCGACGATCCTGCCGGGAAGCGCCGAAATTCCTTTGAGCAGACAGTACGCGACACTCCCCAGAAAAATGGGGAACTCGTGCGGGACCTTGGGGAGATCCGCCCAAGCGCCTCTGCCCCCGAGGAGAGACCCCAAGACGACCTTGAGCGTGGGGAGGGCGCGCGCGAAGAGCATGGTAGCTGGATTAG AAGGAGGAGAAAAAGAAGAGACTGAAGACATAACGAAATCGAGCTCGGCCGAGTCGATACACCAAATCACCCCCGGAGGCACCGGCAACTCCACCCCCGTTCAGATCCGAACGGCCTCGATCCGCCAACGGCCCACCTCGAGCAGGATCACTTCTGCGGAGCTCGAAGAACTCTTCCAACGGCAGCGAGCGGACGGCGACCCCGTCCAACACAAGTACAACTCTCTGATGAGCAGCTCGCGGTTCCAAGGCGGCTCCAACACCCTCACCCACCCCTCGTCCCCGGCCAAGAGCCGAGTGTACGCGAGCGTCGCCGAGATGAAAAGGAGCAAAACCAAGAGCTCCAAAGTGCGATTCTCGAGTGCGTTCTCCGGCAGCGGAGAACTCCACCGCGACTTTCACAGCACGCCTGACCTAGCCCAGGAGGTTTCGATGATGCTGTCCAAGAACCACCGGAGTCAGGAGGACCTGGCGCACTTGGGCAACCGAGCCCTGCCCCCTCCAAACCACCCGCCACCGCCGCCCCCTCCGGCGGTGCAAGTGGTCACAGTGGAAGTGTCTCGCGGGGGCCAGTCGGAGTACGACAATCTGAACAAGGAGATTCTGGAGGAGAACGTGGTGTCTTCGTTCAGACCCACGACCAGCGCGAAGCTGTACGCCTCTCCCGAAGACATGAAGACCGTCGGATACAGGTCGAAGAGTCTGCCGTCGCACTCGTCGAGGCCCCACGTCAGGAAGTCGCACAGCATGAGGACGAACTACTCGACGTTCAAACCCGCGCACGTGTCATCACCGACGGCGAAGAACAACGCCAACCCTTACGCCCAGCCCATCAGAGCCTCCAGGTCTCACTCCACCGCAG GTACCAGAGAGAGGCGGCGGAAGATCAGCTCCAGCAAGTCTGCCTCGAATGTGGTTCACATGTCTCAAGGAAACGCACCGCCGATCCCGGAACCGGACTACAGCTGCAGCGAGTCAGAACGAGAAAGCGAAGAAGAACAAAAGGATCACACCATGGTCTCAAGGTTGGCGACGGTTCACCTCCAGCAAGTCGAAAACAGCGGAAACAGCAACACGAG TGGAAGCAGCTCGGGCAGCAGTTCCATGCCTCACAGCTTCAGCGTCGAAGAAATCCAGAAGGGCAAGTCGTTACTGAAGTCTTCCAAGTCTTACCCTGAAGACTTCCTGAAGAAACAGAACGAAGTGGCACTCGCGACGATGGAGGACGGCGACAACAGCTCCTCCGGGGTGAGTTCCGATCAAGAAGTGCCGACAGGAGGTGAGACGCTGACCGTACAAGAGCACAACAGCATGACCCTACCGTCTCCGAAGACCCAAAGGCAACACGCAG GTTTACTGTCTCGACACGCCGTCTCTCTGGCGCAGCTGCCGCCGCCCATCGAAAACGACGGCGACGAGAAAGAGGAGTTCTGCCTGCCTCCGCCGCCAGAGTTCGGGGGCGGCAACGGATGCGCCGACCACCACGCCACCGAAGCCGTACTAGCCCCGCCGCCCCAATTCAGTGATAACCGACAAGTGACCAGGGTGCGGATCGTCGGGACCGTGCCCAAAGGCGTCCCGGCGCCGGTCAACAATCAAGCGAAGTTGAAACAGGGCCGGCTCCACAGTCAGTGA